A window of the Arenibacter algicola genome harbors these coding sequences:
- a CDS encoding M23 family metallopeptidase, translated as MAKKVKKRKEIKQKLLHKYRLVILNESTFEEKISFKLSRMNVFVTGSLFIIGLIGFTILLIAFTPLREYIPGYSSTKLKRQATELTYRTDSLVATLNYTNRYLENIRKVLRGDIENNEINRDSLFDQYKLDPSTIDLTPIKEDSLLRAQVALEDKYNLFERNINNPGQVLFSPLSGTISQEFNAENKHFAVDVVAPMDSPIKAVANGTVIFAEWTAETGYVIILEHMDGLLSVYKHNGSLNKGQGDVVRSGEVIASVGNTGELTTGPHLHFELWSNGSPIDPLNFIDFK; from the coding sequence ATGGCCAAAAAGGTAAAGAAAAGAAAGGAAATTAAGCAGAAGCTCCTACATAAGTACCGTCTGGTAATTTTGAATGAAAGTACCTTTGAAGAAAAAATTTCATTTAAGCTTAGCCGAATGAATGTTTTTGTAACCGGTTCCCTGTTTATAATAGGATTGATAGGATTCACCATTTTATTAATAGCATTTACTCCACTGCGGGAATATATTCCAGGCTACTCTTCCACTAAATTAAAACGACAGGCCACAGAACTTACCTATAGAACCGATTCTTTGGTTGCCACACTAAATTATACCAACAGGTATTTAGAAAACATTAGAAAGGTACTGAGAGGTGATATTGAAAATAATGAAATTAACAGGGACTCTCTATTTGATCAATACAAACTGGATCCTTCTACCATAGATTTAACACCCATTAAGGAAGATTCCTTATTAAGGGCACAGGTAGCTTTAGAGGATAAGTATAATTTGTTCGAAAGAAACATTAATAACCCAGGGCAGGTACTTTTTTCTCCCCTTTCTGGAACCATATCCCAAGAGTTTAATGCGGAAAACAAGCATTTTGCCGTAGATGTGGTTGCCCCCATGGACAGTCCCATAAAGGCAGTAGCCAACGGCACCGTAATTTTTGCCGAATGGACGGCGGAAACCGGTTATGTAATTATATTGGAGCATATGGACGGACTCTTAAGCGTTTACAAACACAATGGGTCCTTAAACAAAGGGCAGGGCGATGTGGTAAGATCAGGAGAAGTAATCGCCTCAGTAGGAAATACAGGGGAGTTGACCACAGGACCACATCTTCACTTTGAGCTCTGGAGCAATGGTAGCCCCATAGACCCACTAAATTTTATAGATTTTAAATAA
- a CDS encoding Sec-independent protein translocase subunit TatA/TatB: MITLNTFLAIGPMQIALVVAIVLLLFGGKKIPELMRGLGSGIKEFKDASKEDDKLEEKKEK; encoded by the coding sequence ATGATAACTTTAAACACATTCTTAGCCATTGGGCCAATGCAAATCGCTTTGGTTGTGGCCATCGTCTTACTTTTATTTGGAGGAAAAAAAATTCCTGAATTAATGCGTGGATTGGGAAGCGGCATTAAAGAATTTAAAGATGCTTCCAAGGAAGACGATAAATTAGAGGAGAAAAAGGAAAAATAA